The following DNA comes from Buttiauxella agrestis.
GATAATAACATTACCTAAAGTAACCAGAGAGTATAGTCGATATTTCTCAATAAAAAACGTGGAATAATATATCATAATCAAAGATACGGCCATCAAAAAAATACCAGAAAATTTAAAGCCTATCCATTGTAATTTGGTATATGGTCTCATTTATTTTCTATCATCATACAAAGTTGCGGATCAGTAACATAGTACACTCTGAGTTTATCCTCATGGCATGAAGTGTAATGTAATATCAATAACACAATAGGGATTAGATAGGATGCGACTAGCCCTAAGGCAAAAGAGAGTATGCTAAATACCCCCCAAATCTGTCCAATTACCGTTCCTTTTTTTAGAGGTGCAATTCCTTTATTTAAAACTGTACGGAGTGCAAAAAAGAACATGTAGATAACCATAGGTATGCCGCCAAGGCAGATAATAACTCTTCCATTGTATGTTATGATATCACCGAGTGTAATTAATGAATTGATGGCATAGAACTTATAGAAATAAGCCACTAGATAAATGAGGGCCATACTGGCCATCATAAGAAATACCCCCGAAAATTTAAATATCAACCAGCGTAAGGTAGTGTATTCTTTCATACTTAATACCCTCTACCTGGTAGTGGAGTTATATATGGAGATAAATGTTGGTAGTCCCAGGAACTCATTTTTTGTTGCTCATTTAATGCCTGTTGTATTTTATTTTTGAGTTCTGCAGAAAACCCCAACTCATTATCCAGAATGTTAAGCCCTATATTCAGTGCAATGCCTATAAATATTATAAGAATGGCCGTGCCAACTATTGGTGCACTAATCACTGTAAATATGCCACCCGCAATCCCAATCACAACACTTGAAACAATTATTTTTGCTACGTCCATTGTAATATCAACCAGGAAATCTTTTAGGTGATAATCAGATTTAAATATAAATTCAATCACGCGAAAGGCTAAAGAGGCATAAATACAAAACTTCATCCCTTTTACTATCGAGTTGGCGACTCCGCGCATCCCAATAGCCATTTCAAGTATTTGTGGGTTTCTTGCTCCGTAACGGGTACCAGTAAGTATGCGGCGCACGCCAGCATAACCAGTGATTTTTATATATGCCTTGCCATTAATTACGTATTCAATAGCTTTTATTTTTAGACAATTAAAGTTGAAGACTAATTTTCCCGCAGGGCTGTAGTAAGTGGTTAATTTGCTGAGGGTGCGAAATCCATCCAGGCCATCTTTAATATTCCCAGGGCCTAATCGATAGGAGAAGAAATAATCTAAATTACCAAGCAATTCATCTGATACCCCTTGCGCTTCCTCAATAGTTAGCAACATGATGTATCGACTCTCTGTAATAAAGCTTTCATTAATTGCAGCCATATC
Coding sequences within:
- a CDS encoding DUF1240 domain-containing protein, whose product is MKEYTTLRWLIFKFSGVFLMMASMALIYLVAYFYKFYAINSLITLGDIITYNGRVIICLGGIPMVIYMFFFALRTVLNKGIAPLKKGTVIGQIWGVFSILSFALGLVASYLIPIVLLILHYTSCHEDKLRVYYVTDPQLCMMIENK